From a single Paraburkholderia sp. D15 genomic region:
- the tssI gene encoding type VI secretion system tip protein VgrG yields MQLSDIAGFMNLQNSRLLTVKTPLSGTSELVLGDFQCSEGLSTLFDIQLGLASRNANIELKQMIGQPVTVSLQLTNALSSSEARYFHGYVTHFAHVGTDGGLASYTASVRPWLWMLSRRVDSRIYQDQNVQDILGKVFSQYAKLASYEFRVPRAIKPYSYCTQYRETDLNFVLRLMDQEGLYFYFEHTKDGHKLIVTDTSTNAKPIDGQVALRYAAGETFEDEAVITQWVSQRQLSSDTVSVKTFDYKVPNARRYVSGDTPIEQGDVDHYEVYDYLGLHGFDSTDRGEELARFRLEALAASGKAFSGSTNSRTMAPNRYFELTDHYDPGSGSKEDQQFLITAVRHHGVNNYQSNEGSASYSASFQCIRKKIPYRMTSSIPRPVIAGPQTAIVVGPKGEEIFTDSLGRVKVQFHWDRLGQKNASSSCWVRVGQPWAGGGFGAVQIPRIGDEVVVSFLDGNPDRPLITSRVYNAQNMPPWTLPANATQSGFLTRSSKGATAANANAIRFEDKLGQEEVWIHAEKDQRIEVENDESHTVGRDRSKTIDRDETTQVLRNRTETVDGNETITVHQNRTERVDLNETISIGENRTETVGANETVTIGGAKAETVALAKAETIGLAKALTIGAAYQVTVAGGMNTSVGLAQGEEVGLSKQTMVGKTYVIEAGDRFEVRVGKSVLVMTSDGTVTINGSTFDFSASGPVQISGKDVDIN; encoded by the coding sequence GTGCAGCTGTCAGATATCGCGGGTTTCATGAATCTGCAAAACAGTCGTTTGCTGACTGTCAAAACACCGCTCTCGGGGACGTCGGAACTTGTTCTCGGGGACTTCCAGTGCAGCGAAGGGCTGTCGACGCTGTTCGACATACAGCTTGGGCTGGCGTCGCGCAATGCCAACATCGAGCTGAAGCAGATGATCGGCCAACCCGTGACGGTGTCGCTGCAATTGACGAACGCGTTGAGCAGCAGTGAGGCCCGGTATTTTCACGGCTACGTGACGCATTTTGCGCATGTCGGTACTGACGGCGGACTCGCGAGCTATACCGCATCGGTGCGCCCGTGGCTCTGGATGCTATCGCGACGCGTCGATTCGCGCATCTATCAGGATCAGAATGTCCAGGACATTCTCGGCAAGGTTTTTTCCCAGTACGCGAAGCTCGCGTCGTACGAGTTCCGGGTCCCTCGCGCGATCAAGCCTTATAGCTATTGCACGCAGTACCGCGAAACAGATCTCAACTTTGTCCTGCGCCTGATGGACCAGGAAGGGCTGTACTTCTATTTCGAGCATACAAAGGATGGCCATAAGCTGATCGTGACGGATACGTCTACCAATGCGAAGCCGATCGACGGGCAGGTCGCACTGCGCTATGCGGCCGGCGAGACGTTTGAAGATGAAGCGGTAATCACACAGTGGGTCTCACAACGCCAGCTTTCCTCGGATACCGTTAGCGTCAAGACATTCGACTACAAGGTGCCGAATGCGCGGCGCTACGTCTCGGGTGATACGCCGATCGAACAGGGCGACGTCGACCATTACGAGGTGTATGACTACCTGGGATTGCACGGCTTCGATTCGACGGATCGCGGTGAGGAACTCGCGCGCTTTCGCCTGGAAGCGCTGGCGGCTAGCGGCAAAGCGTTCTCGGGTTCGACCAATAGCCGCACGATGGCCCCGAACCGGTATTTCGAGCTAACCGATCACTACGACCCGGGCAGTGGCAGCAAGGAAGACCAGCAGTTCCTGATCACGGCCGTCCGGCATCATGGGGTGAACAACTACCAGTCGAACGAAGGTTCCGCGTCTTACTCGGCAAGCTTCCAGTGCATCCGCAAGAAGATACCCTACCGGATGACGTCGTCGATTCCCCGTCCTGTCATTGCGGGACCGCAGACAGCCATCGTGGTAGGCCCCAAAGGCGAAGAGATCTTCACCGACAGCCTCGGGCGGGTGAAAGTGCAGTTCCATTGGGATCGGTTGGGCCAGAAGAACGCGAGCAGTTCGTGCTGGGTGCGCGTAGGGCAACCGTGGGCGGGTGGTGGTTTCGGCGCAGTTCAGATTCCCCGCATCGGTGACGAGGTGGTGGTTTCATTCCTCGACGGCAACCCTGATCGTCCCCTCATCACATCAAGGGTTTACAACGCGCAGAACATGCCTCCGTGGACACTGCCGGCCAACGCGACGCAGAGCGGCTTTCTGACGCGTTCTAGCAAAGGGGCGACGGCCGCGAACGCGAATGCGATCCGCTTCGAGGACAAGCTTGGGCAGGAAGAGGTCTGGATTCATGCGGAGAAGGATCAGCGCATCGAGGTTGAAAACGACGAGTCCCATACGGTTGGGCGTGATCGGAGCAAAACGATCGATCGGGATGAAACCACCCAGGTCTTACGGAACCGTACTGAAACGGTGGACGGTAACGAAACCATTACCGTGCACCAGAATCGTACCGAGCGAGTCGATCTGAACGAGACCATTTCAATTGGCGAGAACCGGACCGAAACGGTCGGTGCCAATGAAACCGTGACGATCGGCGGCGCGAAGGCCGAGACCGTGGCGTTGGCCAAGGCGGAAACCATCGGACTCGCCAAGGCCCTGACCATCGGCGCGGCTTACCAGGTGACTGTGGCCGGCGGCATGAATACGAGTGTCGGTCTCGCTCAAGGAGAAGAAGTCGGGCTCAGCAAGCAGACTATGGTCGGCAAGACGTATGTCATCGAGGCCGGCGACCGCTTCGAGGTTCGGGTGGGTAAATCGGTGCTCGTCATGACCTCGGATGGAACAGTCACGATCAACGGCAGTACCTTCGATTTTTCCGCGAGCGGGCCCGTGCAGATCAGCGGTAAGGACGTCGACATCAACTGA
- a CDS encoding filamentous hemagglutinin N-terminal domain-containing protein, whose product MYRSIRGIGAGVGSLRSHCHPARLTVVLLTAAPLCAGAVGIAVDGGTATSVSTSANGHQTVNIAPAFAGVSNNTYSSFSVDAAGASLNNVGINARTIVNQVTSTSPSIISGRIDVLGPRANVILANPNGITVNGGSFVNTGRLALTTGHVGFKDTIPVAGLPERDIVLDTSTGTIVVGPQGLASALIGLDLIAKNVQINGPLANTFDNGNAYTRIVASTSNVTLNTAVSPNDNGNDWLTLSPSTNPATARSFAVDITAAGSLSSGRVQLIVTDKGPGVRSAGPMNATYGDFTLASNGSVQFLNTSLTAANNINLQVQDGIAATDTKMKANGGSATFSATGAVTLTGSSLLTNTGIDISAASIASLQDAFAQSVIASTTSGVVLASGSDIVNVGSLIQGHQTNSADPASLGAVTLNAKGNVLNQSLAGAALGNVYGEAGDISVTAGGSVTNHNARFGANGNIAITAGGDFDNIVDHSSGTNGGAPVSYADSSWRLIFVKHRDNGFTIDYGELADPNELAYVNAGIGNVTIAAQNVHNVGGTILADVDKTTGAGGSVTITARDQLLTQAIFTGQASFRQTCFFFCSSSSSSTVAAYGGVIEATENIKLKAGTQITNTGGVVDAVNGTLALDAPRTLAQAVLGYSAINSTHNLKAWFGNSWSAIFASDTGGIFSGGSGQVELTGEADIEGGSFNAPAGIKAAGGVNTIRVPYRMPVTIGNHNHLGLVSWFGL is encoded by the coding sequence ATGTACCGGAGTATTCGGGGAATCGGCGCAGGCGTCGGGAGCCTGCGTTCGCACTGCCATCCAGCCAGACTGACCGTTGTGCTGCTGACCGCCGCGCCCTTGTGCGCAGGAGCGGTTGGTATTGCTGTGGACGGTGGAACGGCCACGTCCGTTTCAACCAGCGCGAATGGGCATCAAACGGTCAATATCGCACCGGCTTTCGCGGGCGTGTCGAATAATACCTACAGCAGTTTCAGCGTCGACGCGGCCGGGGCGTCGCTCAATAACGTTGGTATCAATGCGCGAACAATTGTCAACCAGGTAACTAGCACCAGTCCCAGCATTATCAGTGGGCGGATCGACGTGCTCGGTCCGCGGGCGAACGTGATATTGGCCAATCCGAACGGCATTACGGTCAATGGCGGTTCGTTCGTTAATACGGGCCGCCTTGCCCTTACCACCGGCCACGTCGGTTTCAAGGACACCATACCGGTGGCCGGTTTGCCGGAACGGGACATCGTGCTCGATACGAGCACGGGGACCATCGTGGTCGGTCCGCAGGGATTAGCGAGCGCGCTGATCGGACTCGATCTGATCGCTAAAAATGTGCAGATCAACGGCCCTCTCGCCAATACCTTCGACAACGGCAATGCCTATACCCGTATCGTGGCCAGCACCAGCAACGTCACGCTGAATACCGCCGTGTCGCCGAACGACAACGGCAACGACTGGCTCACGCTGAGTCCGTCCACCAACCCGGCCACCGCGAGGTCGTTTGCCGTCGACATCACCGCCGCCGGCAGCCTGTCGAGCGGCCGCGTGCAGTTGATCGTCACCGACAAGGGGCCGGGCGTGCGCAGCGCCGGTCCGATGAACGCGACTTACGGCGACTTCACGCTGGCATCGAACGGCTCGGTGCAGTTCCTGAATACGTCTCTGACCGCGGCGAACAATATCAACCTGCAGGTGCAGGACGGCATCGCGGCGACCGATACGAAGATGAAAGCGAACGGCGGCTCGGCAACGTTCTCCGCCACCGGTGCGGTCACGCTGACGGGCAGCAGCCTGCTGACGAACACCGGCATCGACATCAGCGCGGCGAGTATTGCGTCGCTGCAGGATGCGTTCGCGCAATCCGTGATCGCATCGACGACCAGCGGCGTGGTGTTGGCGAGCGGCAGCGACATCGTGAACGTCGGGTCGCTGATTCAAGGCCATCAGACCAACAGCGCCGATCCGGCCTCGCTCGGCGCGGTGACGTTGAATGCGAAGGGCAACGTGCTAAATCAGTCGCTGGCCGGCGCCGCGCTCGGGAACGTCTACGGCGAAGCCGGCGATATCTCCGTGACTGCCGGCGGATCGGTGACGAACCACAACGCCCGCTTCGGCGCCAACGGCAACATCGCGATCACGGCGGGCGGCGACTTCGACAACATCGTCGATCATTCGAGCGGTACGAACGGCGGCGCGCCGGTGAGCTACGCGGACAGCAGCTGGCGGCTGATCTTCGTCAAGCATCGCGATAACGGCTTCACGATCGACTATGGCGAGCTGGCCGATCCGAACGAGCTGGCGTATGTGAACGCCGGCATCGGCAACGTGACCATCGCGGCGCAGAACGTGCATAACGTCGGCGGCACCATTCTGGCGGACGTCGACAAGACGACCGGCGCCGGCGGTTCGGTCACGATTACCGCGCGCGACCAGTTGCTCACGCAGGCCATCTTCACCGGACAGGCGTCGTTCCGGCAAACCTGCTTTTTCTTTTGCAGTTCGAGTTCGTCGAGCACGGTCGCGGCGTATGGCGGCGTCATCGAGGCGACGGAAAACATCAAGCTGAAAGCGGGTACGCAGATCACCAATACCGGCGGCGTCGTGGATGCCGTCAACGGCACGCTCGCGCTCGATGCGCCGCGCACCCTCGCGCAAGCCGTGCTCGGCTACAGCGCGATCAACAGCACGCACAACCTGAAGGCGTGGTTCGGCAATTCGTGGTCGGCGATTTTCGCGTCGGACACTGGGGGCATATTCAGCGGCGGCAGCGGCCAGGTCGAGCTGACCGGCGAAGCGGACATCGAGGGCGGTTCGTTCAACGCGCCGGCGGGCATCAAGGCGGCCGGCGGCGTCAACACGATCCGCGTGCCGTACCGCATGCCGGTCACGATCGGCAATCACAACCATCTCGGGCTGGTGTCATGGTTCGGGCTGTGA
- a CDS encoding DUF2169 domain-containing protein, which translates to MEFRNLTPFDALCFSALDVDDREHRVIAMKVGYRLAARDGAGFVAEALDEEPVPLCMADEYEGEVGESCVREESDLAPYKPRCDVVLRGAAYAPGGHPVPRWDVRIRVSEPLPEPATSVDVPHPLSPGMALNARQRDELERARIDEQRRRDEAPRFRALLDKTLRVTGPRRFQRDAFTLWRGWRLMEPEATSSVSMTWEHAFGGRSVVRNLEHSRDPKLPEFLLNEVCFSNPLGCGWLDHRYFQTAGKNGQALPRAIPAPRIEAINAPTRHLLFCKHPEGDSTAAQMAEIARTYGAIPAGFGAVGRAWAPRLALAGTYDDAWLKHRWPYLPKDFDFGYWNCAPADQQIPYPSPNARIELWNLTSPDLTPDGRLSVALPGHRPFVLLRFKNGYMLPFRMLLDTLIVDTTQMMLVCTYRIRVPADAPVRVAELRYETDPAAPLVAAPAPANANLTQQETV; encoded by the coding sequence ATGGAATTCCGTAATCTCACACCCTTTGATGCGCTGTGCTTCAGTGCGCTGGATGTCGACGACCGCGAACATCGCGTCATCGCGATGAAGGTGGGTTACAGACTGGCTGCGCGGGACGGTGCTGGTTTCGTGGCCGAAGCGCTCGACGAAGAACCCGTTCCCCTCTGCATGGCGGACGAATACGAAGGCGAAGTGGGCGAATCCTGTGTGCGTGAGGAGAGCGACCTCGCTCCGTACAAGCCACGCTGCGATGTCGTGCTGCGCGGCGCGGCTTATGCACCTGGCGGACATCCCGTGCCACGCTGGGATGTCCGGATACGCGTGAGCGAACCGTTGCCCGAGCCCGCAACATCCGTCGATGTTCCCCACCCGTTGTCGCCAGGCATGGCTTTGAATGCGCGGCAACGCGATGAGCTTGAACGTGCACGAATCGACGAACAGCGTCGACGTGACGAAGCGCCGCGGTTTCGCGCTTTGCTGGACAAGACGCTACGCGTGACCGGACCGCGCCGCTTTCAGCGCGACGCGTTCACCCTGTGGCGTGGATGGCGATTGATGGAGCCGGAAGCCACGTCGAGTGTATCCATGACGTGGGAGCATGCCTTTGGTGGGCGCAGCGTCGTTCGTAACCTCGAGCATTCGCGAGATCCGAAGTTGCCGGAGTTCCTGCTCAACGAAGTGTGTTTCAGTAATCCGCTGGGCTGTGGCTGGCTCGACCACCGGTATTTTCAAACAGCCGGAAAGAACGGGCAGGCCTTGCCACGCGCGATACCGGCGCCGCGGATTGAAGCGATCAACGCACCAACGCGGCATTTGCTGTTTTGCAAACACCCCGAAGGCGATTCGACCGCGGCGCAAATGGCCGAAATCGCCCGGACCTACGGTGCAATACCGGCGGGATTCGGAGCCGTGGGGCGCGCCTGGGCGCCCCGCCTCGCCCTCGCGGGAACCTACGACGACGCGTGGCTGAAGCATCGGTGGCCTTATCTCCCGAAAGATTTCGACTTCGGCTACTGGAATTGTGCTCCGGCGGATCAGCAGATTCCGTATCCGTCACCGAACGCTCGCATCGAATTGTGGAATCTCACCTCCCCCGATCTCACGCCGGATGGTCGTCTTTCGGTGGCGTTGCCTGGCCACCGGCCGTTCGTCTTACTGCGCTTCAAGAATGGCTACATGCTGCCGTTCCGGATGCTGCTCGATACGTTGATCGTCGATACCACGCAAATGATGCTGGTCTGTACCTACCGGATTCGCGTCCCCGCCGATGCGCCGGTGCGCGTCGCCGAGTTGCGCTATGAGACCGACCCGGCGGCGCCGCTCGTCGCCGCGCCAGCGCCGGCGAATGCGAACCTGACCCAGCAGGAGACCGTCTAG
- a CDS encoding DUF4150 domain-containing protein gives MAENYVARQESGWRVVSIVPDVCKTPMGGATPPVPYPVVAELGDAVQVAKSVRANGYPVVVFDMSKVPSTKGDEAGKAMGVKSNTDAGNCYPKTHSSTVRAEGKLVIRHDDLFWMNGP, from the coding sequence ATGGCCGAAAACTATGTGGCCCGCCAGGAGAGCGGATGGCGTGTCGTCAGCATTGTTCCTGATGTCTGCAAGACCCCGATGGGCGGCGCTACACCACCTGTGCCGTATCCCGTCGTCGCGGAGCTCGGCGATGCGGTCCAGGTCGCGAAAAGCGTGCGCGCCAATGGATACCCAGTGGTGGTGTTCGATATGAGCAAGGTGCCGAGCACCAAGGGCGACGAAGCCGGCAAGGCAATGGGCGTGAAGAGCAACACGGACGCGGGCAACTGCTATCCGAAAACGCACAGCTCGACGGTACGTGCCGAGGGAAAACTCGTGATTCGTCACGACGACCTGTTCTGGATGAATGGGCCATAA
- the tssF gene encoding type VI secretion system baseplate subunit TssF — protein sequence MDELLPHYERELALLRRSMHDFAGRYPKIAARLGLTDGEIADPHVGRLLQSFALLGARISARLDDDYPQFSEALIDTLFPEQLRPVPSCSIAQFHIGTTASQLTAPLIVPRGTELEDRNGTCRFRTGYDVTLAPITIKAVRVTPASAASPARQLPSNTSVLLSITFASLTDETAFRDAMPDWLRLHLHGAPAFVAALTDALLLHVPKAFIESDTNDRWKALTKVPLAAAGYEEQDALMPDSGQAHAPWRLLREYFAFPDKFAFVDLDMAMLARVAGPCRQITLHLPVIDVAEATRLRSQLDAVTVDHFQLGCTPIVNAFGRDATPVTLTSEAATYTVAPQMLGMRDITVRSIDAVRWTKDLSPDAMGETTLSPYHGFVHQYASNTTSLYWLACDQAEMREVRHRTRIMLVDLDGQPAPHAAGQLLVRLTCTNGNFPQTLPVGHPDGDLYNEAENLPGPVSLLRAPTSVHASQKEHGALWQLIAGLSPHVLMLRSVSVGAFKELLRLLSSDINGSRTLVDAITDVSHKSAMQWLSIPPMPTFVRGLEITVTIETSALATVSLYACNRLLEPFFAHYASTNGFVQCVIREAGSDHVLIRGLPHAGTSPIL from the coding sequence ATGGATGAACTGCTGCCCCATTACGAGCGCGAGCTGGCGCTCCTACGCCGCTCGATGCACGATTTCGCCGGGCGTTATCCGAAAATCGCTGCGCGACTGGGACTAACGGACGGCGAGATAGCCGATCCGCATGTCGGCCGGCTGCTGCAGTCCTTTGCGCTGCTCGGCGCCCGGATAAGCGCCAGGCTGGATGACGACTACCCGCAGTTCAGTGAAGCGCTGATCGACACGCTCTTTCCCGAACAGCTGCGTCCTGTCCCATCCTGCTCGATTGCACAGTTCCATATCGGTACCACAGCGAGCCAGTTGACTGCGCCGCTGATCGTGCCGCGCGGCACCGAACTGGAGGATCGCAATGGCACCTGCCGGTTCCGGACCGGGTACGACGTCACGCTTGCGCCCATCACGATCAAGGCGGTCCGCGTCACGCCTGCGTCCGCCGCATCACCGGCGCGACAACTTCCTTCGAACACCTCAGTCCTGCTCTCGATCACATTCGCGTCACTGACAGACGAGACGGCCTTTCGTGATGCCATGCCGGACTGGCTGCGTCTACACCTTCATGGCGCACCGGCATTCGTTGCCGCGTTGACTGACGCGCTCCTGCTACACGTGCCCAAGGCTTTTATCGAGAGTGACACGAACGATCGATGGAAAGCCTTGACGAAGGTACCGCTCGCCGCCGCCGGCTACGAGGAGCAGGACGCCCTGATGCCTGACAGCGGGCAGGCACATGCCCCATGGCGACTGTTACGCGAATACTTCGCTTTCCCGGACAAATTTGCTTTCGTGGATCTGGATATGGCGATGCTGGCGCGTGTCGCAGGACCGTGTCGGCAAATAACCTTGCACCTTCCGGTGATCGACGTTGCCGAAGCCACACGCCTGCGCTCGCAGCTCGATGCCGTTACAGTCGATCACTTTCAGCTCGGCTGCACCCCTATCGTGAATGCGTTCGGTCGCGATGCCACGCCCGTTACCCTCACGTCAGAAGCAGCAACTTACACGGTCGCGCCGCAAATGCTGGGCATGCGGGATATCACCGTGCGTTCGATCGATGCCGTCCGGTGGACAAAAGACCTTTCGCCGGACGCCATGGGGGAAACAACTCTATCTCCGTATCACGGTTTTGTTCACCAATATGCAAGCAATACCACGTCGCTTTACTGGCTGGCATGTGACCAGGCAGAAATGCGTGAAGTCCGGCACCGCACACGGATAATGCTTGTCGATCTCGACGGACAGCCGGCTCCGCATGCCGCAGGCCAGCTTCTGGTCCGCCTGACCTGTACCAATGGCAATTTTCCGCAGACCCTACCGGTGGGCCACCCGGATGGAGATCTGTACAACGAGGCAGAAAATCTTCCGGGCCCGGTCTCGCTATTGCGTGCGCCCACAAGCGTCCATGCCAGTCAAAAAGAGCACGGCGCACTATGGCAATTAATTGCCGGCCTTTCGCCACACGTGCTTATGTTGCGATCGGTGAGTGTCGGGGCGTTCAAGGAACTGCTCCGTTTGCTGTCTTCCGACATCAACGGCTCACGCACTCTCGTCGACGCTATCACGGACGTCTCGCATAAATCGGCCATGCAATGGCTGTCGATCCCACCGATGCCAACGTTCGTTCGCGGCCTTGAAATCACGGTGACGATCGAAACATCGGCGCTTGCCACCGTCAGTCTGTACGCATGCAATCGCCTGCTCGAACCGTTTTTTGCCCATTACGCGTCCACC